In one window of Posidoniimonas corsicana DNA:
- a CDS encoding sigma factor gives MESHSEEAFVRCFSGERHRIYRYIFTLVPSEADAEDIFQQASITLWKKFPEFDRSREFFPWACGVAYKTVQNYRRTARRRNLVLGDEVVQRLAEEQMASPARELRRVELIKECLANL, from the coding sequence ATGGAAAGTCATAGTGAAGAGGCGTTTGTCCGGTGTTTCAGCGGAGAGCGGCACCGGATCTACCGCTACATCTTTACGCTCGTACCGAGCGAGGCCGACGCCGAAGACATCTTTCAGCAGGCAAGCATTACGCTCTGGAAGAAGTTCCCAGAGTTCGACCGGAGCCGCGAGTTCTTCCCCTGGGCCTGCGGCGTGGCGTACAAGACCGTGCAGAACTACCGTCGAACCGCGCGCCGGCGCAACCTGGTGCTGGGCGACGAGGTCGTTCAGCGCCTCGCGGAGGAGCAGATGGCTTCTCCCGCACGGGAACTCCGACGGGTCGAGCTGATCAAGGAGTGCTTGGCAAACCTCTAG
- a CDS encoding DUF5010 domain-containing protein translates to MAATAAAKCGAAPQVGVYYYPWYGPGSGGHTFDDTLRAHLTPDPQLPAAGLNGRDASVVERHIDQSHTGNISMWSLSWWGPGGFEDITIRNHILTHPRAPELQYTIHYESAGRMAPIDSPDYSNLLPDFRHLANHIWSDPNYMRIDGRPVVFMYLTREFFKTPESWSLLSDTREAIAQEYGYAPYIIGDDFFGSSPVDTARAAQFDAITNFDVYGTVFGGGFANQSRVNALASIYANAKAAAAAAGVGFVPTASPGFNDTAVRPGPAPAARYLAELGPNANGSTFTTVLEDAVLPNTDPTVGDLIMINSFNEWHEDTQIEASVLAALTNSDDSSTGAAFTRGRYDEGYGSLYLDLLRTATVLAGDYNFDGAVDPADYSVWRADYNHTGIDVAADGNRDGTVDAADYVVWRDALAAVGDARNSPITVPEPGARLLASALCLTLGITPSRRFPERLGFLDALIKSRRRP, encoded by the coding sequence ATGGCTGCGACTGCTGCCGCGAAATGCGGCGCGGCGCCGCAGGTTGGCGTGTACTACTACCCGTGGTACGGCCCCGGCTCTGGAGGCCACACCTTCGATGATACGTTACGTGCCCATCTTACGCCGGATCCGCAGCTGCCTGCCGCTGGCCTCAACGGCCGCGACGCTAGCGTGGTCGAGCGACACATCGATCAGAGCCACACGGGAAACATTTCGATGTGGTCGTTGAGCTGGTGGGGCCCGGGCGGGTTTGAAGACATTACGATCCGTAACCACATCCTCACCCACCCCCGCGCGCCCGAGCTGCAGTACACCATTCACTACGAGTCGGCAGGCCGGATGGCCCCGATTGACTCCCCGGATTACTCCAACCTACTGCCTGACTTTCGGCACCTGGCCAACCACATTTGGAGCGATCCCAACTACATGCGGATAGACGGCCGGCCGGTCGTTTTCATGTACCTCACTCGCGAGTTCTTCAAGACGCCCGAGTCCTGGTCATTGCTTTCTGACACACGTGAAGCAATTGCCCAGGAGTATGGCTACGCCCCCTACATCATCGGTGATGACTTCTTCGGCTCATCACCGGTTGACACCGCGCGAGCCGCTCAGTTTGACGCGATTACCAACTTCGATGTCTACGGAACCGTGTTTGGCGGTGGATTTGCTAACCAATCCCGCGTGAACGCCCTGGCCAGCATCTACGCCAATGCGAAGGCGGCCGCGGCGGCCGCCGGTGTGGGATTCGTTCCTACCGCATCCCCGGGCTTTAACGACACCGCCGTGCGTCCTGGCCCCGCCCCGGCTGCCAGGTACCTTGCAGAGCTGGGCCCTAATGCTAACGGCTCTACATTCACCACTGTGCTAGAGGACGCGGTCTTGCCAAACACCGATCCCACGGTGGGCGACCTGATCATGATCAACTCGTTCAATGAGTGGCACGAGGACACGCAGATCGAGGCCAGCGTTCTAGCCGCCCTCACCAACAGCGACGACTCGTCGACGGGCGCCGCCTTCACCAGGGGGCGATACGACGAGGGTTACGGGAGCCTGTACCTGGACCTCCTCAGGACCGCAACCGTCCTGGCGGGAGACTACAACTTCGACGGCGCGGTCGACCCAGCCGACTACAGCGTCTGGCGGGCGGACTACAACCACACCGGGATCGACGTGGCGGCCGATGGTAATCGAGACGGCACAGTTGACGCCGCGGACTATGTTGTCTGGAGGGACGCGCTCGCGGCGGTCGGCGATGCAAGAAACAGCCCAATAACGGTCCCAGAGCCTGGAGCGCGTCTGCTAGCCTCGGCCTTGTGCTTAACCCTGGGTATCACTCCATCCCGTCGATTCCCTGAGCGGCTGGGTTTTCTCGACGCTCTCATCAAGTCACGTCGCAGACCATGA
- a CDS encoding DUF1559 family PulG-like putative transporter, protein MELLVVIAIIGVLIALLLPAVQSARESARRTQCKNQLKQIGLAMQNHVSSLSVFPTGGDGYNPDIRNYLSGTDTSNPANSSGTPNGPNKQGLGWGYQILPYLEENSLKDITSMSRLASTKVALYFCPSRRSTAISSAFSPAAGGIQIPYLLTDYAAAYPVTYLSPTRSAARQITPVPWSDPSINVVYSRIYNAFMYGRVEGGVSTPVRPADNYICDGVIVRTPWRWRQQTFARGVSRAVKPAKIVDGLSKTLLVSEKLVRTDLYEGGSWSDDLGWADGWDPDQIRTTGLQPLRDDDPFCYGARQNWCGGVPPGHNDVFAFGSAHPGGINAVLCDGSVRQINYDVDVVLFNVLGGRNDAGVTAGLNL, encoded by the coding sequence GTGGAATTGCTGGTAGTAATCGCGATCATCGGTGTTCTGATCGCGTTGCTGCTTCCAGCGGTCCAATCGGCCCGCGAATCGGCCCGACGCACCCAGTGCAAGAATCAGCTCAAGCAGATTGGCTTAGCAATGCAGAACCACGTCAGCTCGCTGAGCGTGTTTCCGACTGGAGGCGACGGCTACAACCCCGACATCCGCAACTACCTCAGCGGCACGGACACCAGCAACCCTGCCAACTCGAGCGGAACCCCCAACGGCCCGAACAAGCAGGGACTCGGCTGGGGTTACCAAATCCTGCCCTACCTGGAGGAGAACTCCCTCAAGGACATCACTTCGATGTCGCGGCTGGCGTCAACAAAGGTGGCGCTCTACTTCTGCCCCTCAAGACGCTCGACTGCCATCTCATCGGCCTTCAGCCCCGCCGCCGGTGGAATCCAGATCCCGTACCTGCTCACCGACTACGCCGCCGCGTACCCGGTAACCTACCTCAGCCCAACCCGATCGGCCGCGCGGCAGATCACGCCGGTGCCGTGGAGCGACCCGTCTATCAATGTCGTCTACTCCAGGATCTACAACGCGTTTATGTACGGCCGCGTTGAGGGAGGAGTGAGCACGCCCGTCCGGCCAGCGGATAACTACATCTGCGACGGAGTCATCGTCCGCACGCCCTGGCGGTGGCGGCAGCAGACGTTCGCCCGCGGCGTGAGCCGCGCCGTGAAGCCGGCGAAGATCGTTGACGGGCTCAGCAAGACCCTGCTGGTGTCTGAGAAGCTGGTCCGCACCGACCTCTACGAAGGCGGCAGTTGGTCCGACGACCTCGGATGGGCCGACGGCTGGGACCCCGACCAGATCCGGACGACCGGCCTCCAGCCGCTGCGCGACGACGACCCCTTCTGCTACGGCGCTCGTCAGAACTGGTGCGGAGGCGTGCCGCCGGGGCACAACGACGTGTTCGCCTTCGGGTCCGCCCACCCGGGAGGGATCAACGCCGTGCTGTGCGATGGCTCGGTCCGGCAGATCAACTACGACGTGGATGTCGTGCTATTCAATGTCCTGGGTGGACGCAATGATGCTGGCGTCACTGCGGGCCTCAACCTTTGA
- a CDS encoding type II secretion system protein, with the protein MVELLVVVAIIGMPVAMLPAAHAARESARRTQCANNLKQSGCGILNLENTFGAFPSGDIAPLPEIDDYRSVLDRQDIDVVSIVTPDHWHVRIAVDVFEAGKHVFCGRTSAERSGRAGPRYPMPCATYIP; encoded by the coding sequence ATGGTCGAGCTGCTGGTTGTGGTCGCAATCATCGGCATGCCAGTTGCGATGCTCCCCGCTGCACATGCGGCGCGAGAGTCCGCCCGACGAACCCAGTGCGCGAACAACCTGAAGCAATCCGGCTGCGGGATTCTCAACCTTGAGAACACATTCGGCGCCTTCCCTAGCGGTGACATCGCACCCTTGCCCGAGATCGACGACTACCGATCGGTCCTCGACCGCCAGGACATCGACGTGGTGAGCATCGTCACCCCGGACCACTGGCATGTGAGAATCGCGGTCGACGTGTTCGAGGCGGGCAAGCACGTCTTCTGTGGGAGAACTTCTGCCGAACGCTCCGGGAGGGCGGGCCCCCGGTATCCGATGCCTTGTGCCACCTACATACCATGA
- a CDS encoding DUF2237 family protein: protein MSAPPPNSGKNVLGGELQSCCTDPMTGFYRDGFCRTGLSDAGLHVVCIQATDEFLAFSRRVGNDLSTPIPEYMFPGVQPGDRWCLCASRWKEAYDAGVAPPVRLEATHMTALEFASLEELREHALPAEG, encoded by the coding sequence ATGAGCGCACCCCCGCCAAACAGTGGCAAGAATGTGCTGGGCGGCGAGCTGCAGAGCTGCTGCACCGACCCGATGACCGGATTCTACCGTGACGGCTTCTGCCGGACAGGGCTGAGCGACGCCGGGCTACACGTCGTCTGCATCCAGGCGACCGATGAGTTTCTCGCCTTCAGCCGGCGCGTGGGCAACGACCTCTCGACCCCGATTCCCGAGTATATGTTCCCCGGTGTCCAGCCGGGCGACCGCTGGTGCCTGTGCGCATCGCGGTGGAAGGAGGCCTATGACGCTGGCGTCGCGCCGCCGGTGCGTTTGGAGGCGACCCACATGACCGCCCTGGAGTTCGCGTCCTTGGAAGAACTCCGCGAGCACGCGCTGCCGGCGGAAGGTTAG
- a CDS encoding polysaccharide biosynthesis tyrosine autokinase has protein sequence MNDNQHGASTSENGAPDGARSREMILPQGGMPALAVGSPYAPAATQDVIKGGMDASTLMHAFRRRWLLALGMGLLAGVVGAGVLWFLFPESATAFRYFKVDASETPIIESSLNANRGDFDIYRQTQVVLIKSMRVLDSALRSGDLGDLSYFDGIEEADRSRYLAEELRVQFPQGSEVLEIRLSGAAPAEELKEIVEAVSKAYLDEVIFEDKIQRQKPRDILVASYRDLDEEIKRKTDAFMALLKDSESPLIYLMGGAGGGDPELAQFRSAMNESVKKLASLESELMNVTIQYEIMTRQYQDPSVLEQRIEQALEADPKYQYLKQKKLSYEMYIMDMEAVQSNRGSNAQVRQLQKQANATAQQLEQYRQQMTAAMKSESRKEADPYIKALQTDYTIRRQGLMQQIQQAKKQQEAMLEKLRERSEVDTDLLARQAEIEGLKMVQAGIAERIEHWDVELKRPDRVLAFGGVDTSENINKTERYAISALGGLTCLGLVMFGVSYMEFRNRKLNGPDQVDQGLGIRVVGTLPSLSGRRALDPSHPVVAQLTESIDSVRTALMHESTTKRRQIVLVTSPSTLEGRTTVSSQLAASLARAGRRTLLIDGDMRHPALHTLFDLPLEDGLCEVLRAEVEVSDVVRPTHAEGLWVLTAGYCDADAVHALATDQVQPIFEKLRAEYDFIIIDGAPVLGLSDSLLFGQHCDGAILSVLRDHTTLPKIHQAAELLRSVGIRLVGSVINGMPSTADRRITALQSVTAKSDLKQLESVES, from the coding sequence ATGAATGACAACCAACACGGTGCTTCCACTTCGGAGAACGGCGCCCCCGACGGCGCCCGCTCGCGGGAAATGATCCTCCCCCAGGGCGGAATGCCGGCGCTGGCGGTCGGCTCGCCCTACGCCCCCGCCGCTACGCAGGACGTGATCAAAGGGGGGATGGACGCCTCGACGCTCATGCACGCTTTCCGTCGGCGGTGGCTGCTGGCCCTGGGGATGGGACTGCTGGCCGGCGTGGTCGGCGCCGGCGTCTTGTGGTTCCTATTCCCGGAATCCGCGACGGCCTTCCGCTACTTCAAAGTTGACGCGTCCGAAACGCCAATCATCGAGTCCTCCCTGAATGCCAACCGGGGCGACTTCGACATCTACCGCCAGACGCAGGTGGTCTTGATCAAGAGTATGCGGGTGCTCGATTCCGCACTCCGCAGCGGCGATCTCGGAGACCTCAGCTACTTCGATGGCATCGAAGAGGCGGACCGGTCTCGGTACCTGGCCGAGGAACTGCGGGTGCAGTTCCCTCAGGGGTCCGAGGTGCTCGAGATTCGCCTGTCGGGCGCCGCCCCGGCCGAGGAGCTGAAGGAGATTGTCGAGGCGGTGAGCAAGGCCTATCTCGACGAGGTCATCTTTGAAGACAAGATCCAGCGCCAGAAGCCCCGCGACATCCTCGTCGCCAGCTACCGTGACCTTGACGAAGAGATCAAACGCAAGACCGACGCCTTCATGGCGCTGCTTAAGGATAGCGAGTCGCCGCTGATCTACCTGATGGGCGGCGCCGGCGGGGGCGATCCGGAGTTGGCCCAGTTCCGGTCTGCGATGAACGAGAGCGTGAAGAAGCTTGCCAGTCTTGAGTCCGAGCTGATGAATGTGACGATCCAGTACGAGATCATGACCCGTCAGTATCAGGATCCGTCTGTGCTGGAGCAACGCATCGAGCAGGCGCTCGAGGCCGACCCCAAGTACCAGTACCTTAAGCAGAAGAAGCTCTCGTACGAGATGTACATCATGGACATGGAGGCGGTCCAGTCCAACCGTGGCTCGAACGCCCAGGTTCGCCAGCTCCAGAAGCAGGCGAACGCGACTGCCCAGCAGCTAGAGCAGTACCGGCAGCAGATGACCGCGGCGATGAAGTCGGAGAGCCGGAAAGAGGCTGACCCCTACATCAAGGCGTTGCAAACCGACTACACGATCCGTCGACAGGGCCTGATGCAGCAGATCCAGCAGGCCAAGAAGCAGCAGGAGGCGATGCTGGAGAAGCTGCGTGAACGCAGCGAAGTCGACACCGACCTGTTGGCCCGCCAGGCGGAAATCGAGGGTCTCAAGATGGTGCAGGCCGGCATCGCCGAGCGGATCGAGCACTGGGACGTCGAGCTGAAACGGCCCGACCGCGTGCTCGCCTTCGGCGGAGTGGACACCTCGGAGAACATCAACAAGACCGAACGCTACGCGATCTCCGCATTGGGCGGCTTGACCTGCCTCGGCCTGGTTATGTTCGGCGTGTCCTACATGGAGTTCCGCAACCGCAAGCTCAACGGTCCCGATCAGGTCGATCAGGGGCTTGGCATCCGTGTCGTGGGGACCCTCCCCTCGCTCTCTGGGCGCCGGGCGCTGGATCCATCCCACCCCGTTGTAGCTCAGCTGACTGAGTCGATCGACAGCGTCCGTACGGCGCTGATGCACGAGAGCACCACCAAGCGTCGGCAGATCGTGCTGGTCACCAGCCCATCGACGCTCGAGGGGCGGACGACCGTTTCCAGCCAGCTGGCGGCCAGCCTCGCTCGGGCCGGGCGCCGCACGCTGCTGATCGACGGCGACATGCGTCACCCCGCGTTGCACACGCTGTTCGACCTCCCATTGGAGGACGGTTTGTGCGAGGTGCTCCGCGCCGAGGTTGAGGTGAGCGACGTTGTGCGGCCGACCCACGCCGAAGGGCTGTGGGTGCTGACCGCCGGCTACTGCGACGCCGACGCCGTTCACGCCCTGGCGACCGACCAGGTGCAGCCGATCTTCGAGAAGCTGCGTGCGGAGTACGACTTCATCATCATCGATGGCGCCCCCGTGCTGGGGCTGTCCGACTCGCTGTTGTTCGGCCAGCACTGCGACGGAGCGATCCTGTCGGTGCTTCGTGACCACACCACGCTGCCAAAGATCCACCAGGCGGCTGAGCTGCTCCGCAGCGTGGGTATCCGGCTGGTCGGCTCGGTGATCAACGGCATGCCGAGCACGGCCGACCGCCGCATCACTGCACTGCAGTCGGTCACCGCGAAGAGCGACCTCAAGCAGCTTGAGAGCGTCGAGTCTTAG
- a CDS encoding exosortase/archaeosortase family protein, which yields MASASVLVWSYWMMFKDAASDWDQPQYSHGWILPLIAMVMMWMLRPNKTANPGVERALQGVGAASIALIVAGQWAPSLQGVGLAVACLGGFGCALWGQPFAPAAAKSSGGIPYQRPELLWTVAAVGVALSAAGLLGVSVGPLNQDVLSMLGLMTIAIGFVLLAAFATPPTVVGWHEIAAGFLVVLLCCVVWSFGVYFDRMPLAQGAFVASAIGVLTIVGGMRLVRWVGPPVAFLMFMFPLPSLVEQRVLGLLQKIAVYLSEQVYTIMGVAAIRNANQISLPGLNDDIEMEIAAACSGLSMTNILIAMCVAIAILTTRPWWDRLIILLSAIPIAIVSNVFRIVVTGLIWMAMDQFAAGDPEYLARLRKPMHDWVGLIVMMPFALGLMMLELKILSMLSVPEESSLGKSQVVGRGAGGAPTQ from the coding sequence ATGGCGTCCGCTTCAGTGCTGGTCTGGTCGTACTGGATGATGTTTAAGGACGCCGCGTCCGATTGGGATCAGCCGCAGTACTCCCACGGGTGGATCCTGCCGCTCATCGCGATGGTGATGATGTGGATGTTGCGGCCAAACAAGACCGCAAACCCTGGCGTTGAACGCGCCCTGCAGGGTGTCGGGGCGGCAAGCATCGCGTTAATCGTCGCCGGCCAGTGGGCGCCCAGCCTGCAAGGGGTCGGATTGGCGGTCGCGTGCCTGGGCGGTTTCGGCTGCGCCCTGTGGGGGCAGCCCTTCGCACCGGCGGCGGCCAAGTCAAGCGGAGGCATCCCCTACCAACGGCCAGAGCTCCTCTGGACGGTTGCGGCCGTGGGCGTGGCCTTGTCGGCCGCCGGGCTGCTTGGGGTTTCGGTCGGGCCTCTCAACCAAGACGTGCTCAGCATGCTCGGATTGATGACAATCGCCATCGGGTTTGTTCTGCTGGCCGCGTTCGCCACGCCGCCGACCGTCGTCGGCTGGCATGAGATAGCGGCAGGCTTTCTGGTCGTGCTGCTCTGCTGCGTCGTCTGGAGTTTCGGCGTCTACTTTGACCGCATGCCACTTGCCCAAGGCGCCTTCGTGGCCTCCGCGATCGGCGTGCTCACCATAGTCGGTGGCATGCGGCTGGTCCGTTGGGTCGGCCCTCCGGTGGCGTTCCTGATGTTCATGTTCCCGCTGCCGAGCCTGGTTGAGCAGCGTGTGCTCGGACTGCTGCAGAAGATCGCGGTGTACCTGAGTGAGCAGGTGTACACGATCATGGGCGTGGCAGCCATTCGAAACGCGAATCAGATCTCTCTGCCAGGGCTGAACGATGACATCGAGATGGAGATCGCCGCGGCGTGCAGCGGTCTTAGTATGACCAACATTCTCATTGCGATGTGCGTAGCCATCGCAATCCTCACGACCCGACCGTGGTGGGACCGCTTAATCATCCTGCTGTCCGCGATTCCAATTGCGATTGTGTCAAACGTGTTCCGCATCGTCGTCACTGGCCTAATCTGGATGGCGATGGACCAATTTGCGGCGGGCGACCCGGAGTACCTGGCACGGCTGCGCAAGCCTATGCACGACTGGGTGGGTCTGATCGTGATGATGCCATTCGCGTTGGGTCTGATGATGCTGGAGCTGAAGATCCTATCCATGCTGAGCGTGCCCGAGGAGAGCAGTCTTGGGAAGTCTCAAGTGGTGGGCAGGGGCGCCGGTGGCGCCCCAACTCAGTAG
- a CDS encoding polysaccharide biosynthesis/export family protein, with amino-acid sequence MNHTCSTHKPLIALAALMLSGSMGCTAFNAPREPIPVAPPDPPPTAPAPRELAMTTLERYVIEPPDVLMINAIKIVPKPPHKIEPFDGLLIRVVNALPGQEIGDAFAVSPEGTVDLGPTYGKVKVVGLRIDEAQDAIRDHLTKVLEDPQVSVSLAFSSGAQQIVGEHLVAPDGRVNLGTYGSVYVTGLTLDQAKEAIEAKLSDKLENPEVVVDVFAYNSKRYFIITQGAGFGDNIVQQPVTGNETVLDALARIGGISQISSTKIWIARPAPNGVGCEQILPVNYEDVVQGVTATNYQLLPGDRLFIAEDPMTKFDAIVSKITRPFERIFGFVALGTSTANRIERFGLGNLN; translated from the coding sequence ATGAATCATACCTGTTCAACGCACAAACCGCTGATCGCCCTCGCCGCGTTGATGCTGTCCGGCAGCATGGGGTGCACGGCTTTCAACGCCCCTCGTGAGCCGATCCCAGTGGCGCCGCCCGACCCACCGCCAACAGCGCCCGCCCCGCGGGAACTCGCCATGACCACGCTGGAGCGGTACGTCATTGAGCCGCCCGACGTGCTGATGATCAACGCGATCAAGATCGTCCCAAAGCCGCCGCACAAGATTGAGCCGTTCGACGGCCTGCTGATCCGCGTCGTAAACGCGTTGCCGGGACAGGAGATTGGCGACGCCTTTGCGGTTAGCCCCGAGGGCACCGTTGACCTGGGACCGACCTACGGCAAGGTGAAGGTGGTCGGCCTGCGGATTGACGAGGCGCAGGACGCCATCCGAGACCACCTCACTAAGGTTCTCGAGGATCCCCAGGTGAGCGTCTCGCTGGCTTTTTCATCCGGCGCCCAGCAGATTGTTGGCGAGCACCTGGTAGCCCCAGACGGCCGCGTCAACCTCGGCACCTACGGGTCGGTCTACGTTACCGGTCTGACGCTCGACCAGGCCAAGGAGGCCATCGAAGCGAAACTGTCCGACAAACTCGAGAACCCCGAGGTGGTAGTTGACGTGTTCGCTTACAACAGCAAGCGGTACTTCATCATCACCCAGGGCGCCGGCTTCGGCGACAACATTGTTCAGCAGCCGGTCACCGGCAACGAGACCGTGCTCGACGCCCTGGCCCGCATCGGCGGCATCAGCCAGATTTCCTCAACCAAGATCTGGATCGCGCGGCCCGCTCCCAACGGAGTTGGCTGCGAGCAGATCTTGCCGGTCAACTACGAGGACGTTGTGCAGGGCGTCACGGCAACCAACTACCAGCTGCTGCCCGGCGACCGCCTGTTTATCGCCGAGGACCCGATGACCAAGTTCGACGCGATTGTGTCGAAGATCACCAGACCGTTCGAACGGATCTTCGGCTTCGTCGCACTCGGCACCTCGACCGCCAACCGTATCGAGCGGTTCGGGTTGGGCAACCTCAACTAG
- a CDS encoding exosortase-associated EpsI family protein: MLRFVPLALAFVAVVGVGVYDGMLNHRWTPNVEAEQCAKLLDLVPESIGPWKGESYETSDEILRTAGAEGYVSRLYKNEETGEQVKIWLIVGPFKHVIRHTPDICYPSNDFSRYEKKIGSYKFDVPEVQGENQFNTAAFRKGGVSERVFWSWHKPDDTGTVTWFASPSMRVNRETYPGTPALFKLYFTTSVDPEAPLEDNASNEFAEVFLPMLNQMILARENPEAAGAAAEVYAEKVGLDASDPGDGAES, translated from the coding sequence ATGCTGCGTTTCGTCCCTCTCGCTTTGGCGTTTGTCGCTGTTGTAGGCGTCGGTGTCTACGACGGCATGCTCAACCACCGCTGGACGCCGAACGTCGAGGCGGAACAGTGCGCCAAGCTGCTGGATTTGGTTCCCGAAAGCATCGGGCCATGGAAGGGCGAGAGCTACGAGACCAGCGATGAGATCCTCCGCACCGCTGGCGCGGAAGGTTACGTGTCCCGTCTGTACAAGAACGAGGAAACCGGCGAGCAGGTGAAGATCTGGCTCATCGTCGGTCCGTTCAAGCACGTCATCCGACACACGCCCGACATCTGCTACCCGTCGAATGACTTCAGCCGGTACGAGAAGAAGATCGGCAGCTACAAATTTGACGTGCCTGAGGTGCAGGGCGAGAATCAGTTCAACACCGCCGCCTTCCGTAAGGGCGGCGTTTCTGAGCGGGTGTTCTGGTCGTGGCACAAGCCCGACGACACCGGCACAGTGACGTGGTTCGCCAGCCCCAGCATGCGTGTCAACCGCGAGACCTACCCCGGCACACCGGCGTTGTTCAAGCTGTACTTCACAACGAGCGTCGACCCTGAAGCGCCGCTGGAAGACAACGCGTCAAACGAGTTCGCAGAAGTCTTCTTGCCAATGCTCAACCAGATGATTCTCGCTCGCGAGAATCCGGAAGCCGCCGGCGCTGCCGCAGAGGTCTACGCGGAGAAGGTCGGTCTCGATGCCTCCGACCCTGGCGACGGCGCCGAGTCCTGA
- a CDS encoding Nif3-like dinuclear metal center hexameric protein: protein MAKLSALCDLLDAFAPPCLAEDWDNTGLLMGDRSMEVGRVMTCLTLTPDSAAEAVDERADLVVTHHPLPFRPLAKITTDTVEGGMLWRLARAGVAVYSPHTAFDSAASGINAALANALKLRSAAPLNPTEDEPAVGAGRIGLLPTAATLEEVAARIREFTAAESVRVVGPVGKSIASAAVACGSGGSFIASAATAGADVLITGEATFHNCLAAQAAGLALVLPGHYASERFAVERLAEWLAKEAAGLAVWPSIRERDPLRTL from the coding sequence ATGGCCAAACTAAGCGCACTGTGCGACCTGCTGGACGCCTTCGCACCGCCTTGCCTTGCGGAGGACTGGGACAACACCGGGTTGCTGATGGGCGACCGCTCGATGGAGGTTGGCCGGGTCATGACCTGCCTGACGCTGACGCCCGACTCGGCGGCCGAGGCGGTCGACGAGCGCGCCGACTTGGTGGTGACGCACCACCCCCTGCCCTTCCGGCCGCTGGCGAAGATCACGACCGACACCGTCGAGGGCGGCATGCTGTGGAGACTCGCCCGCGCGGGCGTGGCGGTCTACAGCCCTCACACGGCGTTCGACTCGGCGGCTAGTGGCATCAACGCCGCACTAGCGAACGCCCTGAAGCTGCGGTCGGCGGCGCCGCTCAACCCGACCGAGGATGAGCCGGCTGTAGGCGCCGGGCGGATCGGACTCCTGCCGACCGCAGCTACACTTGAGGAGGTAGCCGCTCGCATCAGGGAGTTCACCGCCGCCGAATCCGTCCGCGTGGTCGGACCTGTGGGCAAGAGCATCGCGAGCGCGGCGGTGGCCTGCGGCAGCGGCGGGTCCTTCATCGCGTCAGCGGCAACGGCGGGCGCAGATGTCTTGATCACCGGCGAGGCGACTTTTCACAACTGCCTGGCGGCGCAGGCGGCGGGGCTGGCTCTAGTCTTGCCCGGCCACTACGCGAGCGAGCGGTTCGCGGTGGAACGGCTTGCCGAGTGGCTGGCGAAAGAGGCGGCCGGTCTAGCGGTGTGGCCCAGCATCCGCGAGCGGGACCCACTTCGCACCCTCTAG
- a CDS encoding sugar phosphate isomerase/epimerase family protein, with translation MPAVRIGVATSSLRRPVKSALPIASQAGVDGVELDLRSELPAADLSDSAVRQLRKLLEDLRLTVGTAAFPTRRGFGDPQELDRRVGAAQSAMAGAKKIGAGVFVISPGEIAPEGSSNRSLLEDTLAGLSRRADHVGLRLALRVGGDGLTELAGLLESLPSQLVGACLDPAELIAEGVGVDEAVDAVGARLTHVYAADAVRDFSSRGAVSVELGRGSVEWPELLGRLEEHDYRDWLSIKLREGASTEELENAAAYLRAV, from the coding sequence ATGCCAGCCGTCAGAATCGGCGTCGCCACCAGCTCGCTCCGCCGCCCGGTGAAGTCCGCACTCCCGATCGCGTCACAGGCCGGGGTGGACGGCGTGGAGCTCGACCTGCGCAGCGAGCTGCCCGCGGCCGACCTCTCGGACTCGGCCGTGCGGCAGCTCCGCAAGCTGCTCGAGGACCTGCGGCTGACGGTCGGCACCGCCGCGTTCCCCACCCGGCGTGGGTTCGGCGACCCCCAGGAGCTGGACCGCCGCGTCGGCGCCGCCCAGTCGGCAATGGCGGGCGCCAAGAAGATCGGCGCCGGGGTGTTCGTGATCTCGCCGGGTGAGATTGCGCCGGAGGGTTCCTCCAATCGCTCGCTGCTAGAGGACACGCTGGCCGGCTTGTCCCGCCGGGCGGATCATGTGGGGCTGCGGCTGGCGCTCCGCGTCGGCGGCGACGGCCTGACGGAGCTCGCCGGCCTGCTGGAATCGCTGCCGTCACAGTTGGTGGGCGCGTGCCTTGACCCGGCGGAGCTGATCGCAGAAGGCGTCGGTGTCGACGAGGCCGTGGACGCCGTCGGCGCCCGGCTGACGCACGTCTACGCCGCGGACGCGGTGCGGGACTTCTCGAGCCGCGGCGCCGTGTCGGTCGAGTTGGGCCGCGGCAGCGTCGAGTGGCCCGAGCTGCTGGGCCGCCTTGAAGAGCACGACTACCGCGACTGGCTGTCGATCAAGCTCCGCGAGGGCGCCAGCACGGAGGAGCTTGAGAACGCCGCCGCGTACCTTCGAGCGGTATAG